A segment of the Salminus brasiliensis chromosome 1, fSalBra1.hap2, whole genome shotgun sequence genome:
AATCATGAAGAAGCCACAGTCTCTAAAGGTCAGAGATCACTCTCCTCCTAAACGGGCTCGACATCACAGCACTATCAGGCTTCACCACTGCTGTGTGACAGTTTTCAgtaaagttagctagctagcttttcAGCTCCGGTTACGCGTTCATTTCCTTCTCTACGATCAGACAGTAAACGAGCAGAGCCGTGTAGCTGCGAGCTCTGGCTCAACCAGAACCAGAAAAAGGTCTCACTCACCATCGTTAGAAAGTTGGGGGTATGCAGTACGCGTCTATGAGCCACAAGGTaggacacaaaaaaaaaacagtccaaaaTGAGCGCTAGCAGGCTGGCTAGTGTGTCCAACCGAGAACACAGCCGACAGCTCTGGTTAGCAGGTTAGCCGCTCAGccagcagttagctagctagcactaggtGGCTCAGCACAACTTGTTGGTATTTGATCGCCGCGAAGCCCCGCCGTGTCCTGTCTCCTCCGAAGCATTTTCCTTTGGACCTTCGGTGGCAGCAGTGGCTGTCTCTCCTAACATGGTGATAGATCCGGGGGCATTTTGCGTGCTATTTCGCTCGGAAGTAACGCTGCAGCTGCGCCTGAGCAAGTAAACAAGGTCGCCACACGGGAACCACATCGCCGCGGACGGAGGCGGGGCGTACGGAAGCCGGGTGGCGCGGAGCagctgagcagcagcagcagcaggaggaagCAAGCAAGGGAGCGAGCGAGCTAGCAAGCACTTCGAGATATTTTATCCATGCTCAGTGGTTTTCTGCAGCTTTGTGAAACCATCAGATCGTCCTTAAGCTGGCTTGTTACCTCTGTGTTTGAGCTACCCCTCCTGAATGACAGGAGACGTTGAAGTCCATTCATGTTTCGCTctgacagctagctagctagctagccacaGACCAAGGTCACACACACGTTAGATACACACTGGCAGCTAACACGTGAAGTTGGCAAACGtagcgttagctagctaatttacATAGATATACTCAGTATTCCTCACAGAATGGCTGGACTGATCAATTTTGAGGACGAAAGCGAGGTTAAGCAGTTTTTAGACAACCTGGGAGTGGAGTACAGCTATCAGTGCTATCGAGAGAAAGACCCTGAAGGTACAGTAAGCTCTGCTAGACTACAGCGCTGTCCTGCTTTCACAGTGCTGAACAGTAGTGTCTCGCTATTTTTCACAGTGCAGTAACGACTCAGGTATAACTGTAGATTTAAAAAACTCCTGTAGATTTCAGTATTACCAGCTCACTGCCTGCCTGACTAAGCAGATGAAGTAATATGTAGCTAGCCTGTTGCTCCCCAACTCTGCTCATTAACAGGTTTGCCTGATGCACACAGTCATGTCTCTTGCTTTTTCAGGTTGCCACAGGTTGGCAGATTACTTGGAGGGCGTGAAGAAAAACTACGAGGCCACAGCTCAGGTCCTCAAGCAGAACTGTGAGGTGAATGGCCACGGCGAGAGCTGCTACAAGCTTGGAGCTTACCATGTTACAGGCAAAGGTAAAGTAAAGACAGTGCTTCTTTACAGGTACTGTCATTTTAGAGATGTACTGTGCTTTGTTAACTTCAGGTGAAGATGTTCAGAAGGTCAGAAGGAGTCATTTCTGAGTCATAGAGAGCAGATCAGGAATTACAACAGAGATGGCATTAAATATTTCAATATCTGGACTAATTtaaatggcaattttacaggTTTAATTAAGACTAACACCTCTTTAGTCTTTTTTTGCTACAAAACACTTTACACAATGATGCCATTTACTGCAAAACTGTGTCGGAATTCTATTTCCATCAATATAATTTCTGATTTCACATATTATTGTAAATTCCATGCCTTTGGATAAACGACTGATCTGGTCATTCTGTTTATTCTATGTTATGTCCCTCTGAGCCACTAGGGTGGGGATCCTGTTCCCTGAGCTGTTGAGCTGCTGAGAACTTGTCATTTCTAAAAGCTGCAGCCTTTTCTTgacatctctgtctctctttctctctgtctgtctgtgagaGCTGACTCTTGTCTCCTCCAGCTAGTCCAGCTATTGCTAtgctgggtgtgtttgttttttctgtgttttttttttttttcaaactgcaCACTTCTACACTTTCATTACTACACTAACATAAGTACCCAATACATTTATTAGCCTTTGTGTTCGCTGTAGGAAGCAGGTAATGAGAAGGAAATCCACTACATACTAAATTAATGACTCAGAAAAATGTATGATTTCTGTTGAAGATTATGTGAAATAAAGCTGTTACAAAAGCTGGCAGTAAAATTAATACAGTTTTTGTGTCCTGTAAAGGTGCTATTTTGTAGAGATGGTGTTTTGTTTATGTGAAATTCAAGCTGGATGTTTAATATAACAGACCTGAACAGTTTGATACACGTGTCCACCTGGacagctttttaaatgaggcatagtacaggacagccaatcagtcTTTTTTCACATATATTGCATACATGCACACCAATCAGGCATCACATTAACACAACCTCCTTGTTTCCATGCTCACTGTCCATTctgtcagctccactgaccatgtAAGAGCACTTTGTAGGTGTATAAATACagaccatctgtttctctgcatactttgttagcctttTTCCACCTTGTTCTTTGATGCTCAGGACTTTATAGGACCACCTgatatggtggtggtggtttgttagtgtgtgttacgAGTGAAGCTGAACTAATGGGCTAAGTGTAGAAACAagaaggtggtgttaatgtgatgactgatcagtgtatgtgCGAAAAATGTAAGGACTGATTGGCTAAAGGACATCAGTTCTAAGGGACATAataagagagggggggggggggtaggctTTAACTTAGTCCTGTGTGGACTACATTAATTCAATGGACCTGTGTTCTTTTTGCCTTTACCAGGTGGGGTGACAGAGTGTCTGAAAACAGCCTACTCCTGCTTTATGAAGGCCTGCAACACCAAAGGGAAAAAGTCAGTGGATGCTTGCCACAACGTAGGCCTGCTTGCACATGACGGCCGAGCTTTGGAAGGGGGTCCAGACTATGTGGCTGCTCGTCAGTACTACACAAGGGCCTGTGATGCGGGTTTTGCCCCAAGCTGCTTCAACCTGAGCGCCCTCTACATCCAGGGCTCAGCAGGGGTGGACAAAAACATGCCTCTGGCTCTGAAGTACGCCATGCGGGCCTGTGAGCTGGGCCATGTTTGGGCCTGCTCCAACGCCAGCCGCATGTACAAACTGGGTGACGGCACAGAGAAGGATGACCAGAAGGCAGAGGAGCTGAAGAACAGAGCAAAGGAACTCCACGGACAACAgaaagagcgtcagctaaaattcggagagtgagagggagagaaacagtTGGACTCATGTTGACATCTGTGTATCCAGTGATGGGCTGCATTTCAAAGACTGTGTAGCAGTACCTCGGTTATAACTGTGCCATTGCATTGATGGTATGCCTTTTGTAAATCTAGCCTTTTGTTATCTGCAGGTGGATCCAGGCATTTCGGCAGGCACTGAGCTTTGATTTCAGTGATCCTTTGTCTCAACTAGGTTGGCACCTGGGAACAGTGCTGAAGTTAATAAACATGAAAAGTAAAGAATGTCAATTAAACATATTCTTTAAAACCTTACATCTGTTTAGTTGTGTGTGATGTGACTGATTATGTATTTAGGTATCAGGTGACTTTAGGTAGTTTTTTAGGTACTAAATTTCACAGTCAGTCTTTAATTCAATAAAAAGCATCCTCAGGTAACATAGTGTTACATTTCAATAGCTTCATATAGAGATATATTCAATAATATGGCcctgtttcttttattttgatCCTTTATACATCATATTTCGTTCTTACGAAATTAATTGATAGGTATGTGCTCACATTACTGTGGACTTGTGCCCAAACATGTTGAATGCCTGATCAAGCAGCATGGCTAATTTTCAACTGCAGTCTGTGCAGTTCCCAGGCCACGTCAAAAATAGTATAAAACCTACTGGCTACAagatggtttatgctggtctggttttgattgaaacacacaccaaaatgtgtgtgtgtgtacagctctggaaaaaattgagaccacttttttttcaccatagtgatttctgaatgctctcaagtCCAGATATAGCACTATAATATTAgcattgtgttgtttaaatttcagTAATatcttctttgcattataattattataatcatttctttgcattatttgagcagttattTTTGAGCAgcttctgcaaataaatgctctaaatagaaatatgaaatatttgaaaatatgttgtccatggtttatgaaattcaatgcaaatgttaatttccccaCAACACATttcctataaatagtaaaaccagggAAACTAATAAtgcaggggggggggtctcttcatttttatcTGGAGCTGTATAGAActaaacattgtatctccaaaatattaACAAGAAAGCCAAGCACACTGTTCATTTAAGGCAAtgcaaaattatatttaaaaactatttaaaatgAGATACTGACAAGCCAAGACCTCGATTTATTCTCAGTCTGTCCTGTGTGTACCATTACTTGATATCCTACAATACCAGAATCTACCCTACATAACTGAGTGAGAAATGAAATTAACTGCATTTAATATAGTGCTACATACACACCATCACATATAATAAAAAGAGTGGTCTAAATATAGACCATGCTTATTTAGAGCTGTgtggctaatgtggctaaaagGTAGGCTAATGGGGGTGCATGTCATCGAATATGGTTTTGGGTGAGATAGGGCTGGTtttccagacagggattaagcctcgGCCTGAACTACATCCCTCTCCGGCCTATGGAATATTACTGTCTACTAGTCTCATGGCTCCAATacaaaactgaagaagcaaactCCAGGCATTAAAACACGTCTTAGTTGGTTGAGAAGATTCTAAATAAGGAGTAAATAATGTCCATTTCTGggtaaaatgctttttttttcatttttaaaccaaaCACAACCCTCAGCTCTAACTGATCTGCAGCCCAGCCTGCAACAGAGTGGCCAGTGTggtccagcagagggcgctcAACTCTAACAAAACCCATTAAAGCCATTTGAGCAGCCCCCTTCTCTCCCAACACGGAATACAGCGTGAATTAGGCACATGtcgttttttctttctcatgtGAAATTAGTGTGTTTTTTGTaatcaagtgtttttttttcgtCCATCTTTCATGTGAAACTATGAaactatatgtttaaaaatatttatttatgtttaaatgTAACCACTCGAATACATCCGTAAAATCTCTTTGCTCAACCTTACTGTTTATTTGAGCAGTTTTCCTCTCCTGcccctttttttcctttcctttatcGGATGGATGTAAACTCGGCTGACTCGTGCACGCGCGGTTCAGCCCAGTCCTGTCGTTAAGACGCTGCTCTCCCCGTTGGGAGTGTTGTGGAGTAGCCGGTGCCCCTCCACGCACAGGCGGCCAACCGCCTGATACCACCTCCGATAAGGCTGCAGTAGCGCCGACCGCAGGTTGCCGCCGGAGCTCCGCCCCTCTCCATCCCGCCGGtcagacccacacacacacacacacacacgcatcgACACGCTTGGAAACACTTGTCTTGCGGGGGCAGAGGAGTTACCGTTGAAGCGATTAAAGCTACAAAATCGAGCGGAACTGTCAACAGTTCACAGGAGGCCACGGAGCACAGTGCGCAGGCAGGTCAGTTTTTGTGTTCGCTGGTCTTCAGCAGCTGTGTGGTAGCGGGAGTCTCGCTAACAGCTAACCGAGCTAACGACCCGCTTTCGGAGGTAGCTCATTTTTAAATCCTGCGAGCCGGGCTAGCCTCGCAGAGCCTCTGAGATTATCCCGCCCTGTGAGCTGGACTCGTTCAGCTCATGaagacagctagctagctagaactAGCGGTTAGCgtgctagctagctgtgtgAGGGTCGCTCTGAGCAGGTTTCCGTTGGGATGGGTAGCTGGCTATGATGCTGGTGGTGTTTGCTTTAAGGTAGCTAACGCGTGCTGTGTTTGTAGCTggcaggctagctagctagctgagcgCGTAGACTTTGGTCAGGCATGTTGTTGCATGGTTAATCtcgttagtgtgtgtgtgtgtgtgtgtgtgtgtgtgtgtgtgtgtgcgcgcgctgcTAGCTAACGGTAGTCCGTTATGTTTACATGCTGTGTGCTAGCGTCTCTAATCCCagagctagctagtgctagtaGATACATGCTTGGGCTCAATCGCAGCCTAATGTCGCACCTCTCCTCTTTACTTGCTGCTGGTTGGTGTTCAGTGATCAggggagatgtgtgtgtgtgtgtgtgttcacagcgTCCCTGCCCAGACTCGGGGTGTGTCGCTGGGGTTCCCTCACCACAGCAGGGAGAGTTAACGGCTGTAGTCTTACAACTCGTGTCAAAGCGCAGACCCCTCAAACCCCTCAAAttagagccccccccccccacttgaGCGAGGACTGGTTGGCTGAACAGATAGTGGAGAGAGCGTTACTGTAGCGGGGGctacagtctcctcatccaccGTGAAAGGAGAGGCCGATCACGCCCTCTTCAGCAGATCAGCGCAGGCACACAGCAACCCGGAGTGATCAATTTTTCACGACATGATGAGCTGGCATTTAGCTAGCTGTATCGTCGTGCGGTGCCAGAGCCGGCGTCAATGGGTTTAAATCGAGCCTGCTGGTACCGGGTATTAAAGTCCTCCAGGCAGCAGATCAATACCAGTGACTGACAGGCCCGGGAAGCATGCGATCTGTCCCCTCGTGCTCATCTCGTTCAGTGAGAGCCGCTATTTCACCATTGATTCGTATCTAGTGCTGGACagtaagtttgtggacacctgctaatccagcgtttcttctgaaaatctAGCTACTGTTTTAGCAGGGAGTTAATACAGTACTCTCCTGGGATGGTTTTACTCCACGATGCTGCAAATAATAAGTAACTctggttcacacacacacacacactccaactcGTCCCAGAGGCggtggatgaagctccatcactctgGAGAAACCCAGTTCCAGTGCTCTGTAAGCCCAACAGAGCTAGTTTTTGGGTATTTTACAGTGGTTTCAATGTTGCTTAGCCAACAGATTGATAAAAATTGAGGGGAGGTAATATGCTGCTCTTGTAGTGCAAGGTCTGGCCCTGCATCTACAccatatggataaaagtattgggacacccctcttaatcattgaactCAGGTGTTTCCTTCAGTCCCTTTGGAACACGTGTATAAAGTCAAGCACCTAGCCGTACGGTCTGCCTTTACgcacattagtgaaagagtgGGTTGTGCTGTAACAGGAGCCACCGCTGCAACAacgtcagttggtgaaatttcttccctcctagatattacACTCACATCTGATGGTGGATCTTACGGATAAGTGGAGCATTGAGGAATCACAGGATCTCAGTTACGAAGTGTCCGGCCACATAAAGTTGCAGAGCGGGGTCGCAGAGTGCTGAGAAGCATAATGCAGAAAAGTCTTCAACACTGAACCACCTCTGGCATTAACATCAGCACAAAAACTGGGTGCTGGGTGCTCAATGCCATGTGTTTCTGtggctgagcagctgcatcaccaagcacaatgccaggtgtgggatgGGCGCAgggtgtggggtgggggttggggggatTGGGGACTGAGAATGCCAGGAGAACGTTACCTCTGCCTGACTGCCTTGGGTCtcactgtaaagtttggtggaggaggagggatgCTTTTGTGTAGTAGGAAACGTTTgtgtctctttccctctcccaaTGCAAAAATATGGTAGCAGCTGTTAGGCAGGATATTGGGTCCATAATGGTGTGCTGCCTTGTTTGACTCCAGCCATGCAGCACACATAGTTAAGTTAGTGTCTGCTAATATGTGCGTTGCTGAGATATTGGTTGCCCCTCTGACCCTGTCTGAGCAAATACAGACGCCCTTTATGTCTTTTCATCAGGGCTTGGTGCTGGTATTGGCCACTGCGTTGGACTCCATGCTCATGACCTAAAGGCCGTTTACATGTTTTAACCGAAGCTGCAGGAGTTGCACAGTTGCGCAGCAGATGAGCCATGGGTGTTGTAGTCTGTATCAGTACTTTTTTCCCTGTATTGCGGCAGGAAACAAATGTTGCTTAGGTAAGTGGTGCAGGTGTGTGAAGATGAAATGTGAAGCCCCAATCTGGTATTCACAGGCTTGTAGTAGTTTGAAAGCAGGTTAAGGTGGCTGGATGTTTAAAAAATCCAATGCAATCCAACCTAGTAGATGTTAAAAGAACAGTCGGTTCTCGTAGCGGACATGTTGGATGCAGAAATAGTGGTCCTGTGTGAGGACCTAATAGACTTTAACCAGGGCCAAATTTAGCCATTATGTCCAGACAACTGGGTTGGACCATCTTCAAAACTGCAAGGCTTGTAGGGCGTTGTCAGTCAGTTGTGCTAGATAACTACTGATAGTAGTTAGGAGATAGAGATAAATCCAAAACCGATGATCGGGTGTTGTGTGCCCAAGGCTTGTTAAAGTGTGAGGGCAGTGGAGGCTATCCCATCTGGGCGGAACTGATAGAAGGGCTACTGTGGCTCAAGTCTCAGACATTTTTACTGATTGTTATCGTCAGAGCTGCAAACCATTCAACCAATTCAGTCCTGCCGTGTTCAGTCgtgttcagtgttttcttttacatcactTGAATGGCAAAATATCTAAGCACTGTTTGCCTGCTTACCTCTTAGTTCCAGACACCACAGGGCACCTTTTGTAGGTCTTGTAGATGACTGTTAGCCTATAATGCACggggtcttaatgttttggctcctTGGTGCAGCTTTCAGAGTTCATGCTCTTAGTGACACATTCATCACTTCAATCCCTAATGCACTGTTTATGCCCTGCTACATTAACAGGGATTAATCAAATAGTGGAGACAGTCACAAGATCTTGTCTGTGACTTTTTCGTTGGCAGTGTTCGCTGATTTATACGAATGCGTGTTCTCCTTTAAACACCAGCACTGTACAGAGTTCTTACAGTGTCTAATCTGGTCAAAAAAGTGTTTATAAGCCAACAGTCATATTGCTTTAATCCCTAATAAGTCATGATGATATTGGCCACTGATCGAATGGGGTTGTACACAGACCCTCGCTATGGTCCTCTGTAACAGAGCTAATCACATATTCATTGAAATAGTGTTATTGTGTTCTGTCTTTTTGGCCTCCTTCTGAGCGTGGTTAGTTAATGCATTCAGTTTAACAGCATGGACACGGTCTCCAAAGCACACTAGCGATGACCAGCCCTATCCGCAAACAAGTGCTTTAATGAATCACGGCAGTTTGAACTTGACTCGTGAGCACACTGACATACTGATGCTAAGTGTTGCTGAAAGGTGTGTTTAAGCTGTGTCATATCATCGCGGTCacgtaaaaaccttgtatccccaatgtggcaacttcactggaacagggaaggggggggggcaactttcattggaggtcaatgtaaacagattttattccaaggcattttggagcatttctgttggtccattcatcatgaaatttggacacaaagtGAAAACTGACAAAAGTAAGCACGAGGCTTTTGCATGACACTGACCATAAGATGGGACCCTTTGATAATTCACAGGAATGCGCTGTGGTATCTATAAAACACCCTTGATCTAACTGTTTATCcgatcattaaaaaaataatagaattagAATGATAAAGTATCCAATGTATCAGGCATGTGTATTCTCTGTTGTTAGTGGATTAGATTAGTGTATCTTAACCTCATCCACCTCTTCCAGACCTGTCTTCCTGCCATTGTCGCCTGGGATAACTACCTCCTGAGCAAATGACACTGTAAGGATGAGTAGGGAATTGTTtgggtgaggtgtgtgtgtgtgtgtgtgtgtgtgtgtgtgtgtgtgtgtgtgtgtgtgtgtgtgtgtgttctcagctTGTCTTGCATGCCAAGGCTAGCAGTGATGGCTGGCAGTGAGAAGCTAATATTAGACAGATGTAATCTGtaattttacagctttgaactaCTTTGCTTtgtaccgtgtgtgtgtgtttttggtggtggggggggaggcccagcccagcccagcccataTGGCTTGGTCCCCTTTGTGCTCCACAGTGAAATGTGATTATTCACAGATTACATCTCTAAGAAACAGGACTCTCCTACTCCACCAGAACCGCcctttgtgcgtgtgtgtgtgtgagtgtgtttaggttCATGCACCCTGCTCTGGTTTATCTCTCCGCTCAGATGACAAAAGGGACTTTCTGAAACACAAGATGCATAAAGCAGCAAATTCAGTTCATTTCATGCTGTATGTCCCAACATCTGTTGGTGTGCGCTGAGCAGCTAGGCCAGGGGCTTGGGTCATTGTATCCatgtgtcctgtgtgtgtttgtgagtgtgtgttttgggtcattcgTTCTTAGGCAGTTTTCCAGGGGGAATCTGCAGCTAAGACGGTCCCTGAAAGGCCTTAGCTACAGCTGCTCTGCTCCAGCACAGAGTCACAGTAAACACAGGCTCTCTTTCTTCACCTCCATAGTGTCACACGAAGGCTGTGACTCTTACAGTTGGCACAGATAGTATTTAGCATTCCTGAAACGATTAGGCACAGTTTCAGTTACAAGCAAATGTTTGCTATTttcagccatcagcagcctTTCTTTGCACACTATACTACTGCTGTGTAATATAGTGGGCTTAGCCCTGAGGAGCGCCTGTAGCTGGTTTCATTCGCACGGATGGCATGTTTACTTTGCTTACGCTTACAGGAGCAGCCAGATTGAGGACCTTTATGACGATGTTCATGTGAGGCCAGTGTTGATGCACCATGCTTGATATGGTAGTGTACCCATAGCTACATATCTGCTGACAGAGTAGAGTAGTATTTTTACACGAGTGTGGCTCAGGTTTTGCAGTTCtgttgtgca
Coding sequences within it:
- the coa7 gene encoding cytochrome c oxidase assembly factor 7; amino-acid sequence: MAGLINFEDESEVKQFLDNLGVEYSYQCYREKDPEGCHRLADYLEGVKKNYEATAQVLKQNCEVNGHGESCYKLGAYHVTGKGGVTECLKTAYSCFMKACNTKGKKSVDACHNVGLLAHDGRALEGGPDYVAARQYYTRACDAGFAPSCFNLSALYIQGSAGVDKNMPLALKYAMRACELGHVWACSNASRMYKLGDGTEKDDQKAEELKNRAKELHGQQKERQLKFGE